One Candidatus Methylomirabilota bacterium genomic region harbors:
- a CDS encoding ABC transporter permease: MATASAKAGRLARRARWLTAGGVGFILLLVLMAVAAPWLAPHDPTRQSLRARLVAPTLEAADGRAHLMGTDHLGRDVLSRMIYGSRVSLLVGFSAVLVGGLVGSALGILAGFRGGWVDTAIMTVADAQLAFPFILLAIGIIAVLGPSFVTIVVVISLAGWVGYARILRSQVLGLRSREFVDAVHALGGSVLRIVWKHVVPNILSSIVVVATLELGRAIVLEATLSFLGLGIQPPTPSWGGMVQEGREYLDSAWWISTCPGLVLMAATIVVSRTGDWLRDLLDPTLRGE, translated from the coding sequence GTGGCCACCGCGTCGGCGAAGGCCGGGCGCCTCGCCCGACGCGCGCGCTGGCTCACCGCCGGAGGCGTCGGCTTCATACTCCTCCTCGTGCTGATGGCGGTGGCCGCCCCGTGGCTCGCGCCTCACGATCCCACCAGGCAATCGTTGCGGGCGCGGCTGGTTGCCCCAACCCTCGAGGCGGCGGACGGGCGTGCCCACCTCATGGGCACGGATCATCTGGGCCGCGATGTACTGTCGCGGATGATCTATGGCTCTCGGGTGTCGCTGCTCGTCGGATTCTCCGCCGTGCTCGTGGGAGGCCTCGTGGGCTCGGCCCTCGGCATCCTCGCCGGCTTCCGGGGGGGCTGGGTGGACACCGCGATCATGACCGTCGCGGACGCGCAGCTCGCGTTCCCGTTCATCCTGCTCGCCATCGGCATCATCGCCGTGCTCGGCCCGAGCTTCGTTACCATCGTGGTGGTGATCAGTCTCGCGGGTTGGGTGGGCTACGCGCGCATCTTGAGATCCCAGGTGCTCGGACTTCGCTCGCGTGAGTTCGTGGACGCCGTCCACGCCCTCGGTGGCTCCGTGCTCCGCATAGTGTGGAAGCACGTGGTGCCGAACATCCTCTCGTCGATCGTCGTCGTCGCCACGCTGGAGCTGGGGCGCGCCATCGTGCTCGAGGCCACCCTGTCGTTCCTGGGACTGGGGATTCAGCCACCCACGCCGTCCTGGGGCGGCATGGTGCAGGAAGGGCGCGAGTATCTGGACAGCGCTTGGTGGATCTCGACCTGCCCCGGGCTAGTGCTGATGGCGGCGACCATCGTGGTGAGCCGGACCGGCGACTGGCTGCGCGATCTCCTCGACCCCACGCTGCGGGGCG